From Nitrospinaceae bacterium, one genomic window encodes:
- a CDS encoding integration host factor subunit alpha has protein sequence MTKIDIINLVAEDTGLSKVKAEEAVETIIATIKETLQLGESVILRRFGSFQVRSKNARIGRNPKTGEEAPISARKVVRFKSGKHFKEAMNGAPVRFF, from the coding sequence TTGACCAAAATAGATATTATAAATCTCGTTGCAGAAGACACCGGTCTCAGTAAAGTAAAGGCTGAGGAGGCTGTTGAAACCATCATCGCGACAATCAAGGAAACTCTCCAACTAGGTGAATCAGTTATTTTGAGACGCTTTGGCTCGTTCCAGGTTCGTTCAAAAAATGCCCGCATCGGGCGCAACCCCAAGACGGGCGAGGAAGCTCCCATCAGCGCCCGCAAAGTAGTGCGGTTTAAATCCGGCAAGCATTTCAAGGAGGCGATGAACGGCGCGCCGGTGCGTTTCTTCTAA